One region of Methanobrevibacter thaueri genomic DNA includes:
- a CDS encoding 4Fe-4S binding protein gives MIVFNEDGCIKCGACEGTCPTSAIDVTPNAIIHCDTCGEEPKCADACPQGALKVEMFEIAEGIEQARLVFNSVLCDQCGKCEEVCPQETLKVTGEKLKEVEGFCVMCQKCVDICPVDVIGIPGVVEPAEYELDLKGKGPVYIKDCVGCGTCVEPCPVNAITLDEVGSPVTVSDDCIRCGLCSQTCPWNAIYIAEKVPVKRTKEIESFTFDSAKCIGCNTCVEACPGDFISANSATLTVAIPSVCAACGLCVKLCPVDALEINVEWGEGAPVDAEGIGRDVEKCDFIGACANKCPTEAIRVVTKTGMLCPALEEVGGEPSFTSCIRCGACASMCSNDALKVEQYELTIDGESVTRDRISFNPSKCDQCGDCIEACPYDMLHKSDNPKLPIAGFCTLCGQCMEACPEDALCYK, from the coding sequence ATGATTGTATTTAACGAAGATGGCTGTATTAAATGTGGTGCTTGTGAAGGTACTTGCCCTACCTCAGCTATTGATGTAACACCTAATGCTATTATTCACTGTGACACTTGTGGTGAAGAACCAAAATGTGCTGACGCTTGTCCACAAGGTGCATTAAAAGTTGAAATGTTCGAAATTGCTGAAGGTATTGAACAAGCAAGATTAGTATTCAACTCAGTATTATGTGACCAATGTGGTAAATGTGAAGAAGTATGTCCACAAGAAACTCTTAAAGTCACTGGTGAAAAATTAAAAGAAGTTGAAGGTTTCTGTGTAATGTGTCAAAAATGTGTTGACATTTGCCCAGTTGATGTAATCGGTATTCCAGGTGTAGTTGAACCTGCAGAATACGAACTTGATCTTAAAGGTAAAGGTCCTGTTTACATCAAAGATTGTGTTGGATGTGGAACTTGTGTAGAACCTTGTCCTGTAAACGCAATTACTCTTGATGAAGTAGGAAGCCCTGTTACCGTAAGTGACGATTGTATCAGATGCGGATTATGTTCACAAACCTGTCCATGGAATGCAATTTACATTGCTGAAAAAGTACCAGTTAAACGTACTAAAGAAATTGAATCATTCACTTTCGATTCAGCAAAATGTATTGGATGTAATACTTGTGTAGAAGCATGTCCTGGAGACTTCATTTCAGCAAACAGTGCTACTTTAACAGTTGCTATTCCTAGTGTCTGTGCAGCATGTGGTTTATGTGTAAAACTTTGTCCTGTTGACGCATTAGAAATTAATGTTGAATGGGGTGAAGGTGCACCTGTCGACGCTGAAGGTATTGGCCGTGATGTTGAAAAATGTGACTTCATTGGTGCATGTGCTAACAAATGCCCTACAGAAGCAATTCGCGTAGTTACCAAAACCGGTATGTTATGCCCTGCTTTAGAAGAAGTTGGTGGAGAACCATCATTCACAAGTTGTATCAGATGTGGAGCTTGTGCTTCAATGTGTTCCAACGACGCTTTAAAAGTAGAACAATATGAGTTAACAATTGATGGCGAATCTGTCACAAGAGACAGAATTTCATTCAACCCATCCAAATGTGACCAATGTGGTGACTGTATCGAAGCATGTCCATACGATATGCTCCACAAATCAGACAATCCTAAATTACCAATTGCAGGATTCTGTACTTTATGTGGTCAATGTATGGAAGCATGTCCAGAAGACGCTTTATGTTATAAATAG